GTCGAACACGTCGAGGCCGCCCTCCATCCCGTGCGGGACGCCGACGTAACCGACGGTGCCGCCGGGACGGCAGACGCCCGTCGCCGTCTCCATCGCCGAGGCGGCGCCGACGCACTCCAGCACGTGGTTCACGCCGCCGTGCGTCATCTCGTTCACGCGTTCTATCGCCTCGTCACCGCGCGCCGTCACGAGGTCCGTCGCGCCGAACCGTTCCGCGATGTCGAGTCGGTCCTCGTGGTGGCCGATGGCGACGATGCGCTCCGCACCGAGTCGCCGCGCCGCGAGGACGCCGCAGAGGCCGACGGCACCGTCGCCGACGACGGCGCAGGTCGAACCGGCTTCGACGCCGGCGCTGACGGCGGCGTGGTGGCCCGTTCCCATCACGTCGGTCAGCGGCATCAACGCCTCCAGCGTGTCCTCGTCGTCCGCGTGTCGGTCGGGGACGCGGACGAGCGTTCCGTCGGCGTGGGGACAGCGGACGTACTCGCCCTGCCCGCCGCCGTTCTCGCCGCCCCACGAGTCGCCGTTGACGCAGGAGGTGTGGAGCCCCTTCCGACAGAACTCGCAGTAGCCGCAACTGATGGTGAACGGCGCGAACACCCGGTCGCCGGGGTCGACGGACCGAACGTCGTCGCCGACTTCCTCGACGATGCCCATCGGTTCGTGACCGACGCGAGAGCCCTCCTCGCGGTCGCTCTCGCCGCGGTAGAACCAGGGGTCGGAGCCGCAGACGGCGGTGTGCGTCACGCGGACGATGGCGTCCGTCGGCGAGGCGAGTTCGGGGTCGGGCACGGACTCGACGCGGACGTCTTCGGGACCGTAGTAGACTGCTGCGCGCATAGTCCATGTGGATGCGACGGGCGGAAAAAAGATTCTCGACGGCGGAGACCGCTTCGTACGGCCGACGGGGCGTCGTTGGCCGTCCGCGCTCAGAGCGCCGACTCGACGAACTGTTCGACGATTAGGTCCTCCGCCGTCCGCAGACGGTACTGGACGGTCGAACGCGGCACGTCCAGCACCGACGCCAACTCGGCGACGGTCACGTCGCGGGGACGGTCGTAGTACCCGTGTTCGACGGCCGCTTCGAGCACCTCCCAGTGGGCCGGTGACAACTGCGCGGCGACGCGCGAGTCCACGTCCCAGTTGCCGGCCCGCGAGAGGTGGGAGACTTCGAGTTCGAGGCCGTCGCGGAGGTTCGACTCGATGTCGTCGTACAGGTCGCCGATGGCCCGTTCCCCGGGGTAGAGGATGCGCCACCGGTACTCCCCCCGCGTCCGGCGAGACTCGAAGACGACGCCGTCGCCGAGGTGGTCGGTGACGTGGTGCGGGATGGAGTGACAGCGGTGTACCTCCCGCCGGTCGGTGTACACCGTCCGCGAGTTCGCCTTCCGGTCGAGGACGTGGTACGTGCGCGTCGTATCGCAGTTCACGACGTCGAAGCACTCGTTGCAGCGCCGTTCGTCCAGGAACACGTCGTCGAACGCGTCGAGGGCCTCGCGTTCGCCCTTCACGTGGTCGATGCGCCACATCCGGTCGTCCGTGGTGAAACACGTCGAGGAACGGGCCGACAGCGACGGATACTCGGAGAAGACGTCCATCAGGTCGTCGGCCCCCGGTTCGAAGGTGACGGTGAACTCGAACTCTCGCATCTACGC
This is a stretch of genomic DNA from Halogeometricum rufum. It encodes these proteins:
- a CDS encoding zinc-dependent alcohol dehydrogenase family protein; this encodes MRAAVYYGPEDVRVESVPDPELASPTDAIVRVTHTAVCGSDPWFYRGESDREEGSRVGHEPMGIVEEVGDDVRSVDPGDRVFAPFTISCGYCEFCRKGLHTSCVNGDSWGGENGGGQGEYVRCPHADGTLVRVPDRHADDEDTLEALMPLTDVMGTGHHAAVSAGVEAGSTCAVVGDGAVGLCGVLAARRLGAERIVAIGHHEDRLDIAERFGATDLVTARGDEAIERVNEMTHGGVNHVLECVGAASAMETATGVCRPGGTVGYVGVPHGMEGGLDVFDFFGDNISLRGGVAPVRAYAEELMADVLQGTLDPSPVFTKTVDLEGVPEGYRAMHEREAVKVLVKP
- a CDS encoding helix-turn-helix domain-containing protein codes for the protein MREFEFTVTFEPGADDLMDVFSEYPSLSARSSTCFTTDDRMWRIDHVKGEREALDAFDDVFLDERRCNECFDVVNCDTTRTYHVLDRKANSRTVYTDRREVHRCHSIPHHVTDHLGDGVVFESRRTRGEYRWRILYPGERAIGDLYDDIESNLRDGLELEVSHLSRAGNWDVDSRVAAQLSPAHWEVLEAAVEHGYYDRPRDVTVAELASVLDVPRSTVQYRLRTAEDLIVEQFVESAL